From Chaetodon auriga isolate fChaAug3 chromosome 10, fChaAug3.hap1, whole genome shotgun sequence, a single genomic window includes:
- the pfkma gene encoding phosphofructokinase, muscle a — MSKNLHPTMDPTKMGLGRSIAVLTSGGDAQGMNAAVRATVRVGLYTGAKVYFVHEGYQGLVDGGDHIRLATWESVSMMLQLGGTVIGSARCKDFRSREGRMTAARNLVKLGITNLCVIGGDGSLTGANQFRTEWSSLLVDLVRAGKITEDEAKKSSHLNIVGMVGSIDNDFCGTDMTIGTDSALHRIVEVVDAITTTAQSHQRTFILEVMGRHCGYLALVTAQACGADWVFIPEMPPDDGWENHLCRRLADQRARGSRLNVIIVAEGAIARDGKPITSDQIKKLVTDRLGFDTRTTILGHVQRGGTPSAFDRILGSRMGVEAVMALLEATPETPACVVSLSGNQAVRLPLMECVQVTKDVTAAMAEGRFEDAIKLRGKSFENNWNTYKLLAHINPPDVKSNINLAIMNIGAPCAGMNAAVRSAVRMGIIQGHTMLAVHDGFDGLAQGHIEPITWTSVSGWTGKGGSMLGTKRTLPNKVLEEISQNIAKFNIHALVIIGGFEAYVGGLELVQAREKYEEMCIPMVVIPATVSNNVPGSDFSIGADTALNTITSTCDRIKQSAAGTKRRVFIVETMGGYCGYLATMAGLAAGADAAYIYEEKFNIKDLEVNVEHLLEKMKTTVKRGLVLRNENSNANYTTDFIFNLYSEEGKGIFDCRKNVLGHMQQGGTPTPFDRNFGTKMGAKSILWLTEKLKECYRHGRIFANTPDSACVLGMRKRALTFQPLADLKEDTDFEHRIPKTQWWLKIRPIMKILAKYDIKLDTSEHTDMEHVIKKMIPLAK, encoded by the exons ATGTCCAAGAATCTGCACCCAACCATGGACCCCACAAAGATGGGCCTTGGACGCTCCATCGCTGTGCTGACGTCAGGCGGGGACGCCCAAG GTATGAACGCTGCTGTGAGAGCTACAGTCAGAGTTGGTCTCTACACCGGAGCCAAAGTCTACTTTGTTCATGAG GGCTACCAGGGTCTGGTGGATGGGGGAGACCACATTCGCCTCGCCACATGGGAGAGTGTGTCCATGATGCTTCAGCTG GGAGGTACAGTCATTGGCAGCGCCCGCTGCAAGGACTTCCGCTCCAGAGAGGGTCGCATGACGGCAGCTCGCAACCTCGTGAAGCTGGGCATCACCAACCTGTGTGTGATCGGAGGCGACGGCAGTCTGACTGGAGCCAACCAGTTCAGGACCGAGTGGAGCTCACTGCTGGTCGACCTCGTCCGAGCCG GTAAGATTACAGAAGACGAAGCCAAGAAATCTTCCCACCTGAACATCGTGGGCATGGTGGGCTCCATCGACAACGACTTCTGTGGCACCGACATGACCATTGGCACCGACTCTGCCCTGCACCGCATCGTGGAGGTGGTGGATGCCATCACCACAACCGCCCAGAG CCACCAGAGGACATTTATCCTGGAAGTGATGGGCAGACACTGTGG GTACCTGGCCCTGGTGACGGCCCAGGCCTGTGGTGCCGACTGGGTGTTCATTCCAGAGATGCCCCCAGATGATGGCTGGGAGAACCACCTGTGCAGGAGGCTGGCAGAC CAAAGGGCCAGAGGTTCTCGTCTGAATGTGATCATTGTGGCAGAGGGTGCGATCGCCAGAGATGGCAAACCGATCACATCTGACCAGATCAAAAAG CTGGTGACTGACAGGCTCGGCTTTGATACTCGCACCACTATTCTTGGACAtgtacagagaggaggaacgCCCTCCGCCTTCGACAGAATCCTG GGCAGCAGGATGGGTGTGGAGGCGGTGATGGCGCTGCTGGAGGCCACTCCAGAAACTCCTGCCTGTGTGGTCAGTCTGTCCGGGAACCAGGCAGTCAGACTGCCGCTCATGGAGTGTGTGCAAGTG ACCAAAGACGTGACTGCAGCCATGGCTGAGGGCAGATTTGAGGATGCCATCAAGCTCAGAGGAAA GAGTTTTGAGAACAACTGGAACACCTACAAGCTGCTGGCTCACATCAACCCCCCTGACGTTAAG AGCAACATCAACCTGGCCATCATGAACATTGGCGCTCCCTGTGCTGGTATGAATGCTGCCGTCCGTTCAGCGGTCAGGATGGGCATCATCCAAGGTCACACCATGCTGGCTGTCCATGACGGCTTTGACGGTCTAGCTCAAGGACAC ATTGAACCTATCACCTGGACTTCAGTGAGTGGCTGGACTGGAAAAGGAGGCTCAATGTTGGGCACCAAGAG AACTCTGCCAAATAAAGTGCTGGAGGAAATCAGTCAGAACATCGCCAAATTCAACATCCACGCTTTGGTGATCATTGGTGGATTTGAG GCGTATGTTGGAGGCCTGGAACTGGTTCAGGCCAGGGAGAAGTACGAAGAGATGTGCATTCCCATGGTGGTGATCCCCGCCACCGTCTCCAACAACGTCCCCGGCTCTGACTTCAGCATTGGCGCTGATACTGCCCTCAACACCATCACCTCT ACCTGTGACAGAATCAAGCAGTCTGCAGCCGGGACTAAGCGCCGTGTGTTCATCGTCGAGACTATGGGTGGATACTGCGGCTACTTGGCCACCATGGCCGGTCTGGCTGCTGGGGCTGATGCCGCCTACATCTATGAAGAAAAATTCAACATTAAAGACCTGGAG GTGAACGTAGAGCATCTTTTGGAGAAGATGAAGACAACAGTGAAGAGAGGTTTGGTTCTCAG GAATGAGAATAGTAATGCCAACTACACCACTGACTTCATCTTCAACCTGTACTCCGAGGAGGGCAAAGGCATCTTCGACTGCCGTAAGAACGTTCTCGgacacatgcagcag GGTGGAACTCCAACCCCCTTCGACAGAAACTTTGGCACAAAGATGGGAGCCAAGTCTATTCTGTGGCTGACTGAGAAACTAAAGGAGTGCTATCGACATG GTCGTATCTTCGCCAACACACCGGACTCTGCCTGCGTGCTGGGCATGAGGAAGAGGGCGCTCACCTTCCAGCCTCTTGCTGACCTGAAGGAGGACACAGACTTTGA GCACCGCATCCCCAAGACACAGTGGTGGCTGAAGATCAGGCCCATCATGAAGATTCTGGCCAAGTACGACATTAAGCTGGACACATCCGAACACACCGACATGGAGCACGTGATCAAGAAGATGATTCCTCTTGCAAAATAG